From one Solanum lycopersicum chromosome 12, SLM_r2.1 genomic stretch:
- the LOC138340217 gene encoding secreted RxLR effector protein 161-like has protein sequence MALVPYALEVGSFMYAMVCTRPDIAHAVGVVSSTSLCLGKGNVTLQGFLVADLGEDVYSSKSTSGYIYTIGGTVVSWMSRLQKCVSLSSTEAEYVAIA, from the exons atggcacttgttccatatgctttaGAAGTTGGTAGTTTCATGTATGCTATGGtttgcactagacctgatatagcacatgcagtgggagttgttagcag tacttcactttgtttaggaaaaggcaatgtgactctacagggttttttGGTTGCTGATCTTGGTGAGGATGTttactcgagcaagagtacatctgGGTACATTTataccataggtggaacagtagtgagttggatgtccagacttcagaagtgtgtttctctttcatctactgaagctgagtatgtggcaatagcatAA